GTTAGATACATGGATATAAGTTAGGCATATGGAGTGGAAGTCATATAGAGGTAGATAATCCATCAGAAATCCAATAGTGTAAATGATTGATTTTGAGCAATATAATAATTCTTATTCACCAAAAAAAAGGTCATTTGTACTCTTGGTCAACAATGTTGACTTCAAAGTTAAACTTTGAAAACCTTGACACAATAAGTTCCTTTTAGAGCTATTCAGCCCTATAATTTAACAATGTACCATTTATCAAATAGAAACCtaaaaaccaaaaacaaagacATTCTAGTAGCATATACAACCAAAAACAGATGCTTCAAATACTTCTGAAAGAGAAATCATGTTTTAGTAATTACTTAAAGTCATTAAATTTGAAGGTATTTGAAGAATCTACCAATCAGTTTGTCACTCCAGCCAAGAATGAGTATGTGATTTCTTTCAATGACTTCACTCTTCCATTTCCTTAATGAATCCACCTTCTCGGATATGGCATTCGAAACAAGCCCAAGAATCATTGCAAATATAAGCATACCACCCGAACTTATCGAGACAAAAACAACTCTTGGTCCAATAGTATTAGCATGATTTCTAAAATCAGCTACAAAAGTCCACGAAATCCAAAGAGCTTCTGCATAGCTATTGGTATTGACAACATACAATGCCAATCCACCAAACCCAATATGGAACATAGTTGCAAACAGAAGAGCAAGCAGCTTGGCATAAGGATAGACTGAGAACTATTTTTCTCACATCGCAGAAGGGTGAGACTTCGGATGAATATTGGTGGAGGTCGGAGGCGGGGAGGGAGGTCAGAGAGTCGATCCAAACTTCTGATGAAGATCATAGAGTCAATCGAAGTATCAAGTTATGATCAGAGTCCTTGTCTTGATCGAAACTTAGTCGATGGAGGAATTTAGCAATTTGATCGTTGTCTGCATTTTCCCATTCTTTTTTCAACTTTCTTTTGAATTTTTcccataaaatttgggaaaagtTTTTCCCCtacatttttacaaaattttggtataaaagtcatatttatgaaaaattctCATTTCATAagcatatgtataaatatatccaaataaatatatgttattttctATAGTAAGTAAtgtttttgttattgttttaagACATAACAACTCTCCCTTAAAATTTTGAAGATAATCATACTGAAAAATTAATGTTACTTTTAAATCTTCATACTGAAAAATTAATGTTCCTTTATAAAATCTTGAATCCTCACCCATCCTTTGATAACTGTTATAAATTATTGTAAAATTTTTTAGATAGAAAACAAT
The genomic region above belongs to Humulus lupulus chromosome 1, drHumLupu1.1, whole genome shotgun sequence and contains:
- the LOC133779957 gene encoding ion channel POLLUX-like, giving the protein MFHIGFGGLALYVVNTNSYAEALWISWTFVADFRNHANTIGPRVVFVSISSGGMLIFAMILGLVSNAISEKVDSLRKWKSEVIERNHILILGWSDKLIGRFFKYLQI